One region of Syntrophobacter fumaroxidans MPOB genomic DNA includes:
- a CDS encoding branched-chain amino acid ABC transporter permease: protein MFALAVMNGLVIGVIYALAALGVSLVVGIMNVVNFAHGELYILAGYFSYLFAGALGVNFVAAMIVAVLLVFLFGLFVEWVLIRPTYGNDMYSLILTFILSIVLQNAYLLIFGPYPNKPPGWVGGATNVFGLFYYGNQRLAALAAASVVIALLFVVIKKTWFGRIIRATSQDREMAELNGVNTTRLNMLSFGLGCALAAAAGVILAPVFPVTPTAGLPVALTAFVVVVLGGMGSLWGCVLGGLILGLVENLGAAFISTGYKHLFNFIILILVLLIRPAGLFGRREA, encoded by the coding sequence ATGTTTGCTCTAGCCGTCATGAACGGCCTGGTGATCGGGGTCATCTATGCCCTGGCCGCGCTGGGGGTATCCCTGGTGGTCGGTATCATGAACGTGGTCAACTTCGCCCACGGGGAGCTCTACATTCTGGCCGGTTATTTCAGTTACCTGTTTGCCGGGGCGCTCGGAGTGAATTTCGTGGCGGCGATGATCGTTGCCGTGCTGCTGGTGTTTCTCTTCGGCCTTTTTGTGGAATGGGTGCTCATCCGTCCGACCTATGGCAACGACATGTATTCGCTCATCCTCACGTTCATTCTCTCTATCGTGTTGCAAAACGCCTACCTGCTCATTTTCGGACCCTACCCGAACAAACCGCCCGGATGGGTCGGCGGCGCAACCAACGTTTTCGGGCTGTTCTACTACGGCAATCAGCGACTGGCCGCGCTGGCGGCCGCAAGTGTGGTGATCGCGCTGCTCTTCGTGGTGATCAAGAAGACCTGGTTCGGGCGGATCATCAGGGCCACGAGCCAGGACCGTGAGATGGCGGAGCTCAACGGGGTGAACACCACGCGCCTGAATATGCTGAGCTTCGGGCTCGGCTGTGCCCTGGCGGCGGCGGCGGGGGTGATCCTGGCTCCCGTGTTTCCGGTCACTCCAACCGCCGGGTTGCCCGTGGCGCTCACCGCCTTTGTCGTCGTGGTTCTCGGCGGCATGGGATCACTCTGGGGGTGCGTCCTGGGAGGCCTGATTCTCGGCCTGGTGGAGAACCTCGGGGCGGCCTTCATTTCCACCGGGTACAAGCACCTTTTTAATTTCATCATCCTGATTCTTGTGCTCCTCATCAGGCCGGCGGGTCTTTTCGGCCGAAGGGAAGCCTAG
- a CDS encoding ABC transporter substrate-binding protein, protein MRGNGKSLWILALIVGLVLAGGPVWAQDTVKVGVVGPRTGTAAATGKAFEEGIKLATDYVNAKGGVLGKKLEIVFEDTAGAPDKAASGFERLVTRDKVALVLGESHSSSALAEIEVAERFKVPFIVVEAWADPITAKNYRYVFRAGPSNTGVVNESIAKWVVSEKFKKAYIVAENTDWGLGIAELSKAALTKANIPFEMLVTERQSQDHYTELNKIKAFDPDVVLAYIYGTGLHYFVAQAGEVKLTPKAIVLDGAGPPSLWPDYWKNVGDYGDLECFVSSMHEKVELTKLATEFRQAYVKAFGGPPTDYKSRSIYDSILIAADAINRAKSTDPEKLVEALEKTSLEVTRGTVKFGLEKGGTTYHQWEPPMLIVQWQAKQQVVLYPAAAATGKLKK, encoded by the coding sequence ATGAGAGGGAACGGGAAAAGTCTGTGGATACTGGCTCTCATCGTCGGCCTGGTCCTGGCGGGCGGGCCGGTCTGGGCTCAGGACACCGTCAAGGTCGGTGTGGTCGGACCGCGGACCGGGACGGCGGCGGCAACCGGGAAAGCCTTTGAGGAAGGAATCAAGCTGGCCACGGATTACGTGAACGCCAAAGGCGGAGTGCTCGGCAAGAAACTGGAAATCGTGTTCGAGGATACGGCGGGCGCTCCGGACAAGGCTGCTTCCGGCTTCGAACGCCTTGTGACCAGGGACAAGGTGGCCTTGGTGCTGGGTGAGAGCCATTCTTCCTCCGCGTTGGCCGAAATTGAGGTCGCCGAACGTTTCAAGGTGCCTTTCATCGTGGTCGAGGCCTGGGCGGATCCCATCACTGCAAAGAATTACCGGTATGTGTTCCGGGCGGGCCCGTCCAACACCGGCGTGGTCAATGAATCCATAGCCAAGTGGGTGGTGAGCGAGAAGTTCAAGAAAGCTTACATCGTGGCGGAGAACACGGACTGGGGCCTGGGCATCGCCGAATTGTCCAAGGCTGCCCTGACCAAGGCCAACATCCCGTTCGAGATGCTGGTAACGGAGCGGCAGAGCCAGGATCACTACACCGAGCTGAACAAAATCAAGGCATTCGATCCGGATGTCGTGCTGGCCTATATCTATGGGACCGGCCTGCACTACTTCGTGGCCCAGGCGGGCGAAGTGAAACTGACCCCCAAAGCGATCGTGCTCGACGGGGCAGGTCCTCCGAGCCTCTGGCCGGATTACTGGAAGAACGTGGGGGATTACGGGGACCTGGAGTGTTTCGTTTCCTCGATGCACGAAAAGGTGGAGCTGACCAAGCTTGCAACCGAGTTCCGCCAGGCCTATGTCAAGGCGTTCGGCGGCCCGCCCACCGATTACAAGTCGCGTTCCATTTACGACAGCATTCTCATCGCGGCGGACGCCATCAACCGCGCCAAGTCCACGGATCCCGAGAAACTGGTGGAAGCCCTGGAGAAGACCAGCCTCGAGGTGACCCGCGGCACCGTCAAGTTCGGACTGGAAAAGGGCGGCACCACCTATCATCAGTGGGAGCCCCCGATGCTCATCGTCCAGTGGCAGGCCAAGCAGCAGGTGGTCCTCTACCCGGCGGCGGCGGCGACCGGCAAATTGAAGAAGTAA
- a CDS encoding MoaD/ThiS family protein — MRVEVQLYATLRKYGPPDGGPRTVVVAEGERLGRVLEAIGIPADVERVILVNGRPATADSVLQEGDRVVLFPPVAGG, encoded by the coding sequence ATGCGGGTGGAGGTTCAACTCTACGCCACGTTGCGAAAGTACGGGCCGCCGGACGGAGGCCCCCGGACCGTGGTCGTGGCGGAGGGCGAGCGCCTCGGACGGGTCCTGGAAGCGATCGGCATCCCGGCGGATGTGGAGCGGGTGATTCTCGTCAACGGCCGGCCCGCAACCGCCGACTCGGTGCTCCAAGAGGGCGATCGCGTGGTGTTGTTCCCCCCCGTGGCGGGCGGGTGA
- a CDS encoding aldehyde ferredoxin oxidoreductase family protein, producing the protein MNGWMGKILRVDLTRGEVRDEALEARIAKDYIGGRGLGIETLLREVDPKCDPLSPENKLVMANGPLTGTKAPTGARYMVMTKSPLTGSVTCSNSGGYFPAELKKAGVDMIVFEGRASEPVYLYIEGERAELRSAAHLWGRTTHETDAAIRRETVRGTRVACIGPAGERGVLFASIMNDRDRAAGRSGVGAVMGAKNLKAVAVRGDKEVVLHDARAFAEIVRKIIKRFRDSLKGGKHPLNLHGTAVTVMATQNFGVFPTRNFQQGTFDAWEEIHGESLTRKFLVRPKACFNCPIGCGRVTKVDEPGFQGTGEGPEYETVYAMGSNCGVSNLAAVTKANYICNEMGMDTISMGATIACAMELAERGFLPEADVGGPLRFGDARALVELTLKTASREGFGDLLARGSYRLAEHYGHPELAMVSKKQEFAGYDPRGAQGMGLAYATSPVGASHMRGDSAYIELLGVPMVLDPLSWEDKSELVKDWQDVFTVIDAAGLCVFFSVRNLVTPTRDIRPQGIMELLNAATGADYGLDELVRAGERIFNAERLFMIHAGLSCKDDSLPPRMTGEPLPDGPARGSVCRLPEMLRSYYQLRGWDENGIPTWTKLRELGLV; encoded by the coding sequence ATGAACGGATGGATGGGGAAGATCCTGCGCGTGGATTTGACCCGGGGCGAAGTACGGGATGAGGCACTGGAAGCCCGGATCGCCAAGGATTATATCGGTGGGAGAGGCCTCGGCATCGAGACGTTGCTCCGGGAAGTGGACCCGAAATGCGATCCGCTGTCCCCCGAAAACAAACTGGTGATGGCCAACGGGCCGCTCACGGGCACCAAGGCTCCGACCGGGGCGCGGTACATGGTCATGACCAAGTCGCCTCTGACCGGTTCGGTCACCTGTTCGAATTCGGGCGGATATTTCCCGGCGGAGTTGAAGAAGGCCGGCGTGGATATGATCGTCTTCGAGGGACGGGCGTCCGAACCGGTTTATCTTTACATCGAAGGGGAACGCGCGGAGTTGCGTTCCGCGGCGCACCTTTGGGGAAGGACAACCCACGAGACGGACGCCGCAATCCGTCGGGAGACCGTTCGAGGGACACGTGTGGCCTGCATCGGACCGGCGGGAGAGCGGGGCGTGCTGTTTGCCTCGATCATGAACGACCGGGACCGGGCGGCCGGCCGTTCCGGGGTCGGGGCGGTCATGGGGGCCAAGAATCTGAAGGCCGTGGCCGTGCGAGGGGACAAGGAAGTCGTGCTGCACGATGCCAGGGCATTCGCTGAAATCGTCAGGAAAATCATCAAGCGGTTCCGGGATTCCCTCAAGGGCGGCAAGCACCCGCTCAACCTGCACGGGACCGCGGTCACGGTCATGGCCACGCAGAATTTCGGCGTTTTTCCCACCCGGAATTTCCAGCAGGGAACGTTCGACGCGTGGGAGGAGATCCACGGCGAAAGCCTCACGCGAAAGTTCCTGGTCCGACCCAAGGCCTGTTTCAATTGCCCCATCGGGTGCGGCCGGGTCACCAAGGTGGACGAACCCGGTTTCCAGGGGACGGGGGAAGGCCCGGAATACGAGACGGTGTACGCCATGGGAAGCAACTGCGGGGTGAGCAACCTGGCGGCGGTGACCAAGGCCAACTATATTTGCAACGAGATGGGAATGGACACCATCTCCATGGGAGCCACCATCGCCTGCGCCATGGAACTTGCGGAGCGCGGGTTCCTGCCGGAGGCCGACGTGGGAGGACCGCTGCGTTTCGGAGACGCTCGCGCTCTAGTGGAGCTTACCCTCAAGACGGCATCGCGCGAAGGCTTCGGGGATCTGCTGGCCCGGGGCAGCTATCGCCTCGCCGAGCACTACGGGCACCCCGAACTGGCCATGGTCAGCAAGAAACAGGAATTTGCGGGCTACGATCCCAGGGGTGCGCAGGGCATGGGACTGGCCTACGCCACCTCTCCCGTGGGTGCTTCGCACATGCGCGGGGATTCGGCCTATATCGAGCTTCTCGGGGTTCCCATGGTGCTCGATCCGCTCAGTTGGGAGGACAAGTCGGAGCTTGTGAAGGATTGGCAGGACGTGTTCACCGTCATCGATGCGGCGGGGCTCTGTGTCTTTTTTTCGGTGAGGAACCTGGTGACGCCCACTCGCGATATCCGGCCCCAGGGCATCATGGAGCTCCTGAACGCGGCAACCGGGGCGGACTACGGCCTGGATGAGCTGGTTCGGGCCGGAGAGCGGATTTTCAACGCCGAACGATTGTTCATGATCCACGCCGGGCTGTCGTGCAAGGATGATTCGCTGCCGCCGCGGATGACCGGCGAGCCGCTTCCCGACGGTCCGGCTCGAGGCAGTGTCTGCCGCCTGCCGGAAATGCTCCGGTCCTATTATCAGCTGCGCGGGTGGGATGAGAACGGCATACCGACCTGGACGAAACTCAGGGAACTGGGACTCGTCTGA
- a CDS encoding aspartate aminotransferase family protein has translation MNAIPGNVFSRRLDMALPVADGARGLWIEDRDGNRYLDASGGPLVVNVGHGREEIARAMYDQVLRCDYVHPTMFTTRAVEDLAKALAAHAPPGIGRFYFLSGGGEAVETAIKLARQIHLENGRSGRIRLISRWKSYHGLTLGALAATGRTTFRAPFAPLLTEVEHIPAPYCLRCSFGSTYPECGLRCALALEETIQNLGPDTVSAFLAETVSGATIAAVPPPPGYFPLVRRICDRYGVLLILDEVLCGFGRTGRWFASEHYDVVPDIVTMGKGLAGGTIALSAAAVRDSHFEAIRNGSGGFVHGGTFSHHSVAAAAGLAVIGIMEREGLVERVARLGEVLGKKLRAALADHPNVGEVRGIGFLWGVEFVKDRKSLQPFARGEKFVERLWRNVMARGVQLYRSTGLAGIDGDALVIGPPYIIEEDQLDLVVTALAEGLEQTLA, from the coding sequence ATGAACGCGATTCCGGGGAACGTGTTTTCGAGGCGGCTCGACATGGCTCTGCCGGTGGCGGACGGAGCCCGCGGGCTGTGGATTGAAGACCGGGACGGCAACCGGTATCTCGATGCGAGCGGGGGGCCCCTGGTGGTCAACGTCGGCCACGGGCGGGAGGAAATCGCCCGAGCCATGTATGACCAGGTTTTGCGGTGCGATTACGTGCATCCCACCATGTTCACCACCCGGGCGGTGGAGGACCTGGCGAAAGCGCTGGCCGCTCACGCGCCTCCGGGCATCGGACGATTTTACTTTCTTTCCGGAGGGGGGGAAGCCGTCGAGACCGCGATCAAGCTGGCGCGGCAGATCCACCTCGAGAACGGCCGGTCCGGGCGCATCCGGCTCATTTCCCGCTGGAAATCGTATCACGGTCTTACCCTGGGCGCGCTGGCGGCAACTGGGAGGACCACGTTCCGGGCCCCCTTCGCTCCCCTGCTCACCGAGGTGGAACACATCCCGGCCCCATACTGCCTGCGCTGCTCTTTCGGTTCGACCTATCCGGAATGCGGCCTGCGCTGTGCCCTGGCCCTCGAAGAGACCATCCAGAACCTCGGTCCCGATACGGTTTCGGCTTTCCTGGCCGAAACGGTGAGCGGAGCGACCATCGCCGCCGTGCCCCCGCCTCCGGGCTATTTCCCCCTCGTGCGGCGGATCTGTGACCGCTACGGCGTGCTGTTGATCCTGGACGAGGTCCTGTGCGGATTCGGCCGGACCGGCCGATGGTTCGCGAGCGAGCACTACGACGTCGTCCCGGACATCGTCACGATGGGCAAAGGATTGGCTGGAGGCACCATCGCCCTGTCCGCCGCGGCGGTTCGCGACAGCCATTTCGAGGCCATTCGCAACGGCAGCGGCGGGTTCGTCCACGGCGGGACGTTTTCGCACCACAGCGTGGCCGCCGCCGCCGGGCTCGCGGTGATCGGCATCATGGAGCGGGAGGGACTGGTGGAACGGGTCGCCCGACTGGGCGAGGTCCTCGGAAAGAAGCTGCGCGCGGCCCTGGCGGATCATCCCAACGTGGGCGAAGTGCGCGGCATCGGCTTTCTGTGGGGGGTCGAATTCGTGAAGGACAGGAAGTCCCTGCAGCCCTTCGCGCGCGGCGAGAAATTCGTGGAACGGCTGTGGCGCAACGTTATGGCGCGGGGGGTCCAGTTGTATCGCTCGACCGGGCTGGCCGGAATCGACGGCGATGCGCTGGTGATCGGCCCGCCCTACATCATCGAGGAAGACCAGTTGGACCTGGTCGTCACGGCGTTGGCTGAGGGACTCGAACAGACCCTGGCATAG
- a CDS encoding sigma-54 interaction domain-containing protein: MKHQEKTLLIVSIDRNVNNFLCTIINNIIGGEVKVRSKTFQECAAAPPRTDVVMTSGAFLLPRLRSIYPDLPIVAPKRLITGYNLEKVLMLPRASRVLVVNDPRAATEETVDSLKSLGITHLDYVPYWRGSKRSLGDIAAAISPGMTHLCPGEIRRVIDIGPRIISIHSFLQLLLALDLDPGYVENFATYYHNFLMESSRKLAAVLEQSELLRRYQEVILNQFEDGLLSVKETGRIDIANQSAARLFRKDIDAILATNINDLLAGFKHTVNLTGKSSKDSGSSSIYDHDGKQILIQKIPVVSENEVREIYTFREIARLQRLEKDVRLHLARKGHVTKYGFDDIWTLNGAVDDLKERALQFAATEKNILITGESGTGKELFAHAIHRSSPRRDGPFVAVNFAGIPEGLIESELFGYESGAFTGAKKGGKTGFFEQAHGGTIFLDEIGDAPLNVQSRLLRVLQEKEIMKVGADRIIPIDVRIIAGTNRNLREAIAEKKFRRDLYHRLNTLPLDIPPLREHCEDIPYVLNRYLEEQYGSRKAFSPNVAECLRRYGWPGNVRELLNLADYLQISSRNAAVVELEHVPRSLSETFALDRRPARGGSDGDQRDTVRRLLESACASMEELSGLLHVLRERKRLLNGRRTLMRELGSRGHFVSEGRMKRYLRLLRNDGLIRVGTTKQGTTLTPKGEGLLEFLIAERGGSSGPPFPDWDN; encoded by the coding sequence ATGAAGCATCAGGAAAAGACCCTTCTCATCGTTTCCATCGACAGGAACGTGAACAACTTCTTGTGTACCATCATCAACAACATCATCGGGGGGGAAGTGAAGGTGCGCAGCAAGACGTTCCAGGAGTGCGCCGCCGCGCCGCCGCGGACCGACGTGGTGATGACGTCGGGCGCCTTTCTGCTGCCGCGCCTGCGATCGATTTACCCCGATCTGCCGATCGTGGCGCCCAAGCGGTTGATCACCGGCTACAACCTCGAGAAGGTGCTCATGCTTCCCCGCGCGTCCAGGGTGCTCGTCGTGAACGATCCCAGGGCGGCCACCGAGGAAACCGTCGATTCGCTCAAGAGCCTCGGGATCACCCATCTCGACTACGTGCCCTACTGGAGGGGCTCCAAGCGGAGCCTGGGGGACATCGCGGCCGCCATCTCCCCCGGGATGACCCACCTGTGCCCCGGCGAAATCAGGCGGGTGATCGACATAGGGCCGCGCATCATCAGCATCCACTCTTTTCTGCAGTTGCTCCTCGCCCTGGACCTCGACCCCGGCTACGTGGAGAACTTCGCCACCTACTATCACAACTTCCTGATGGAATCGAGCCGCAAGCTGGCCGCGGTCCTCGAACAGTCCGAGCTGCTCCGCAGATACCAGGAAGTCATCCTCAACCAATTCGAGGACGGTCTGCTTTCGGTGAAGGAAACCGGCCGAATCGACATTGCCAACCAATCGGCGGCCCGGCTTTTCAGAAAGGACATCGACGCCATACTCGCCACGAACATCAACGATCTTTTGGCCGGCTTCAAGCACACCGTCAATCTCACGGGCAAGTCGTCAAAGGATTCCGGTTCGTCCTCCATTTACGACCATGACGGCAAACAGATCCTGATTCAGAAGATCCCGGTGGTGAGCGAGAACGAGGTCCGGGAGATCTACACCTTCCGGGAAATCGCCCGCCTCCAGCGCCTGGAAAAGGATGTACGGCTGCACCTCGCGCGCAAAGGGCATGTCACCAAGTACGGATTCGACGACATCTGGACCCTGAACGGGGCCGTCGACGATTTGAAGGAAAGAGCGCTGCAGTTCGCCGCCACGGAAAAGAACATTCTCATCACGGGCGAGAGCGGAACCGGAAAGGAGCTGTTCGCGCACGCCATCCATCGGAGCTCGCCACGGCGGGACGGGCCGTTCGTTGCCGTCAATTTCGCCGGGATTCCGGAGGGATTGATCGAGAGCGAGCTGTTCGGATACGAATCGGGCGCCTTCACGGGGGCCAAGAAGGGGGGCAAGACCGGGTTTTTCGAGCAGGCTCACGGAGGCACGATTTTTCTGGACGAAATCGGCGACGCGCCGCTCAACGTCCAGTCCAGGCTGCTTCGAGTCCTCCAGGAAAAGGAAATCATGAAGGTCGGAGCCGACCGGATCATCCCCATCGACGTTCGCATCATTGCGGGAACCAACCGCAACCTGCGTGAGGCGATCGCCGAAAAGAAGTTCCGACGCGACCTGTATCACCGTTTGAACACTTTGCCGCTTGATATTCCGCCGCTGCGCGAGCACTGCGAAGACATTCCCTACGTCCTCAACCGGTACCTCGAAGAACAATACGGCAGCCGCAAGGCGTTTTCCCCGAACGTCGCCGAGTGTCTGCGGCGCTACGGCTGGCCGGGAAACGTGCGGGAGCTGCTCAATCTTGCCGATTATCTTCAGATTTCATCCAGAAACGCCGCAGTGGTCGAACTGGAACATGTGCCGCGGAGTCTTTCGGAAACCTTCGCCCTCGACCGGCGACCGGCCCGGGGAGGGAGCGACGGCGACCAGCGCGACACCGTCCGGCGCCTGTTGGAGTCGGCGTGCGCGTCGATGGAGGAATTGTCGGGGCTGCTCCACGTTCTGCGCGAACGCAAAAGGCTGCTGAACGGCAGAAGAACACTCATGCGTGAACTCGGCAGCCGGGGCCATTTCGTCAGCGAAGGAAGAATGAAGCGATATCTGCGGCTTTTGAGGAACGATGGACTGATTCGAGTGGGAACCACCAAGCAGGGAACGACGCTCACTCCGAAAGGCGAAGGACTGCTGGAATTCCTCATTGCCGAGCGAGGCGGCTCTTCCGGACCGCCCTTTCCCGATTGGGACAATTAG
- a CDS encoding CoA transferase subunit A yields MGDRGKFRTVAEAIALIQPGSRIMVGGFGLAGYPEGLVEALAASGIGDLTIISNDLGSPGVGLGKLLTNGQIRALVGNYYNWNPEVGLAYSRGEIGVTLVPQGTFAEAIRAAGVGIPAFYTAASAGTELGKGKETKVFDGRTYVLERAIHADVALIKASRADDLGNLVYYKTARNFNPLMAMAAALTIAEVDESVPVGSLDPESVVTPHIFVDIMVRRV; encoded by the coding sequence ATGGGCGATAGAGGCAAGTTTCGAACGGTTGCGGAAGCGATAGCCCTCATTCAGCCGGGCTCCAGGATCATGGTGGGCGGTTTCGGCCTCGCCGGATACCCGGAAGGACTGGTCGAGGCGCTGGCGGCTTCCGGCATCGGTGATCTGACCATCATCAGCAACGATCTCGGCTCTCCGGGGGTCGGTCTCGGAAAGCTCCTGACCAACGGGCAGATCCGGGCGCTGGTCGGCAACTACTACAACTGGAACCCCGAGGTCGGTCTCGCCTACAGCAGGGGAGAAATCGGGGTGACGCTGGTGCCGCAGGGAACGTTTGCCGAAGCCATCCGCGCGGCCGGTGTCGGAATCCCGGCGTTCTACACGGCGGCATCCGCCGGAACGGAATTGGGCAAGGGCAAGGAAACCAAAGTCTTCGACGGCCGGACCTACGTCCTCGAGCGCGCCATCCACGCCGACGTTGCCCTGATAAAGGCAAGTCGCGCCGATGATCTCGGCAATCTCGTCTATTACAAGACGGCCCGCAATTTCAATCCTCTCATGGCCATGGCGGCGGCACTGACCATAGCCGAAGTGGACGAGAGCGTACCGGTGGGCAGCCTGGACCCGGAGTCCGTGGTCACTCCCCATATTTTCGTCGATATCATGGTACGGAGAGTCTAG
- a CDS encoding 3-oxoacid CoA-transferase subunit B, which yields MVPLVSEEEAKVRIARRIAEEFDGVGHGLVINLGVGIPTLVADYIQKADVFIQAENGILGVGPLAVGERIDRQLINAGRQPVTETPGCSYFDSAASFGMIRGGHVDATVIGAFQVDQEANIANWIIPNGKQLGVGGAMDLITGARQVIIGMQHTTRDGKPKLVKRCTLPVTGFAEADLVVTELGLFAFQNGKLILREIAPEVTVEALTALTEAAFITAPGLKTMAA from the coding sequence ATGGTGCCGTTAGTTTCAGAGGAGGAAGCCAAGGTCCGCATCGCGCGTCGAATCGCCGAGGAGTTCGACGGGGTGGGCCACGGACTGGTGATCAACCTGGGAGTCGGCATCCCCACCCTGGTGGCCGACTACATTCAGAAGGCGGACGTTTTCATCCAGGCCGAAAACGGAATCCTGGGGGTTGGCCCGCTGGCCGTCGGGGAACGGATCGACCGGCAGCTGATCAACGCCGGTCGGCAGCCCGTGACCGAGACTCCCGGCTGCAGCTATTTCGACAGTGCCGCGTCCTTCGGCATGATCCGGGGGGGACATGTTGACGCCACGGTGATCGGCGCATTCCAGGTGGACCAGGAAGCCAACATCGCCAACTGGATCATCCCCAACGGCAAGCAACTCGGGGTCGGGGGCGCCATGGACCTCATCACCGGCGCCAGGCAGGTGATCATCGGCATGCAGCACACGACCAGGGATGGGAAACCGAAGCTCGTGAAGCGCTGCACTCTGCCCGTCACCGGATTCGCCGAGGCCGACCTGGTGGTCACGGAATTGGGACTGTTCGCTTTCCAAAACGGGAAGCTGATCCTGAGGGAGATCGCACCCGAAGTGACGGTTGAGGCACTGACCGCTCTCACGGAAGCCGCTTTCATTACTGCCCCCGGCCTGAAAACCATGGCCGCCTAG
- a CDS encoding sigma-54-dependent transcriptional regulator, which translates to MAGEKILVVDDDRGLRTLMKARLEGAGYRVTLAERGEEALTAAQEEVYSAAVLDLKMEEMDGMVLLEKLLLVQPYLPVIILTAYGTIAGAVEATKKGAYDFMTKPFEAKDLLYRLEKALEVGSLRMEVERLRTLVRERYHFDNIIASSEKMQQVLLQVSQIAATDSTVCLYGESGTGKELIAKVLHLTSTRSRGPFVAINCGAIPEGLLESELFGHTKGAFTGADQAKKGLLQQAERGTLFMDEIAELTPALQVKLLRVFQDHEFYPVGGVQPVKVDTRLVAATNQDLWKAIQDGKFREDLYYRIHVIPVYLPPLRERPEDIPLLAHHFLQHFNGTMNKNIPGFSPDAMHRLMLHRWPGNVRELANVVERAVVLAREGNICAEHLLLEREAVSDSGTELPPLTAARDEFERAYLIQVLHSTKGNVSRAAAKAGRYRAEFYKLLRKYDLDPATFKEEERSSGA; encoded by the coding sequence ATGGCGGGAGAAAAGATCCTTGTCGTGGATGATGATCGGGGGCTGCGTACCCTGATGAAGGCCCGCCTGGAAGGGGCCGGGTACCGGGTGACGCTTGCGGAGCGGGGAGAGGAAGCTCTGACCGCCGCGCAGGAGGAGGTCTACAGCGCAGCCGTGCTGGATCTCAAAATGGAGGAGATGGACGGCATGGTGCTGCTGGAGAAGCTGCTCCTGGTTCAGCCCTACCTCCCCGTGATCATCCTGACCGCCTACGGGACAATCGCCGGAGCCGTCGAAGCCACCAAAAAGGGGGCCTACGACTTCATGACCAAACCGTTCGAAGCCAAGGATCTCCTGTATCGTCTGGAGAAAGCCCTGGAGGTGGGCAGCCTCAGAATGGAAGTGGAACGGCTGCGGACCCTCGTGCGCGAACGCTACCATTTCGACAACATCATTGCGTCGAGCGAGAAGATGCAGCAGGTTCTGCTCCAGGTGTCGCAAATCGCCGCCACCGACTCGACGGTCTGTCTCTACGGGGAAAGCGGCACGGGCAAGGAGTTGATCGCAAAAGTGCTTCACCTGACCAGCACTCGGTCCCGGGGGCCGTTCGTGGCGATCAATTGCGGAGCCATTCCCGAAGGCCTGCTGGAGAGCGAGTTGTTCGGGCACACCAAGGGTGCTTTCACGGGTGCGGATCAGGCGAAGAAAGGGCTTCTGCAACAGGCTGAAAGGGGCACGCTCTTCATGGACGAGATTGCGGAGCTCACTCCGGCACTGCAGGTCAAGCTATTGCGGGTGTTCCAGGACCATGAGTTCTATCCCGTCGGAGGCGTCCAACCGGTCAAGGTGGATACGCGCCTTGTGGCCGCCACCAACCAGGACCTATGGAAAGCGATCCAGGACGGGAAATTCCGGGAAGATCTATATTACCGCATCCATGTCATTCCGGTTTATCTGCCGCCTCTTCGCGAACGCCCCGAAGATATCCCGCTGCTGGCCCATCACTTCCTGCAACACTTCAACGGCACCATGAACAAGAACATCCCCGGCTTTTCTCCGGATGCCATGCACCGCCTGATGCTGCATCGATGGCCCGGGAACGTCCGCGAACTGGCCAACGTAGTGGAGAGGGCCGTCGTGCTGGCCCGGGAGGGCAACATCTGCGCCGAGCACCTGCTCCTGGAGCGGGAGGCGGTTTCCGACTCGGGGACCGAACTTCCTCCCCTGACGGCGGCACGGGACGAATTCGAACGGGCGTACCTGATCCAGGTCCTCCACAGCACGAAGGGCAACGTCTCGCGCGCGGCGGCCAAGGCGGGTCGATACCGCGCCGAGTTCTACAAGCTGTTGCGCAAGTACGATCTGGACCCCGCCACCTTCAAGGAAGAGGAACGCTCGTCCGGCGCGTAG